In Hydrogenovibrio thermophilus, the following are encoded in one genomic region:
- the mgtE gene encoding magnesium transporter — protein sequence MTTSDETLSRSEEKLLELQTLLSEGDQEKVCEFFAEQNDTEIAHLLESFPASARERIWICVPEELKGEVLAEVGEEVRASLMSDMEAEAVSDLTRDLDAQDIAEILDTVEPSVKEAVIDNLDDSTREQVQVLHAYGDNTVGRYMDPNTVNVKEDVTLETVQRYIRIKGLLDERSQEFMVTDKENRLVGSLSLVDLVKNNQEAQVTEFMHQSVSLLDEMDVHEAAVVLRSKELRFVPVVNADGILVGQLNIDNIMEITREDADNTLLGMSRVSDDEELFAPVMTSAKSRGVWLGINLATAFLAAYVIGQFEAVLSQVVALAVLMPVVASMGGIAGSQTLTVIIRGLAMGQVGGNNRWWLFNKELWVGVLNGLVWAFVVGVIAQLWFDNWIVSLVITLAIVINMTVANVSGIAIPLILKRMKIDPALSGAVILTTVTDVVGFLSFLGLATVLILH from the coding sequence ATGACCACCAGCGACGAAACCCTCTCCCGTTCCGAAGAAAAATTGCTTGAACTGCAAACCCTATTGAGCGAAGGCGACCAGGAAAAAGTCTGCGAATTCTTCGCAGAACAGAACGACACCGAAATTGCCCATTTGTTGGAGTCCTTCCCGGCCAGCGCCCGCGAACGCATCTGGATTTGCGTACCGGAAGAGTTGAAAGGGGAAGTGCTGGCGGAGGTCGGCGAAGAGGTGCGGGCGTCTTTGATGTCCGACATGGAGGCCGAAGCGGTTTCCGACCTGACGCGCGATCTGGACGCACAGGACATTGCGGAAATTCTCGATACGGTCGAGCCGTCGGTCAAAGAGGCGGTCATCGACAATCTGGATGACAGTACCCGTGAGCAGGTGCAGGTGTTGCATGCCTATGGCGACAATACGGTGGGGCGTTATATGGACCCGAACACCGTCAACGTCAAGGAAGATGTGACCTTGGAAACCGTGCAACGATACATCCGCATCAAAGGGTTGTTGGACGAGCGTTCTCAGGAATTCATGGTGACAGATAAGGAAAACCGTCTGGTGGGATCTTTGAGTCTGGTCGATTTGGTGAAAAACAACCAGGAAGCGCAGGTGACGGAATTCATGCATCAGTCGGTGTCGTTGCTGGATGAAATGGACGTGCACGAAGCCGCGGTGGTATTGCGTTCCAAGGAATTGCGCTTTGTACCGGTGGTGAATGCCGACGGCATTCTGGTCGGGCAGTTGAACATCGACAACATCATGGAAATCACCCGTGAAGACGCCGACAATACGTTATTGGGGATGTCCCGTGTCAGCGACGACGAGGAACTGTTCGCGCCGGTGATGACCAGTGCGAAAAGCCGGGGTGTCTGGCTCGGCATCAATCTGGCGACGGCGTTTCTGGCGGCTTACGTCATCGGTCAGTTTGAGGCGGTGTTGTCGCAGGTGGTGGCGTTGGCGGTATTGATGCCGGTGGTGGCGAGCATGGGCGGCATTGCCGGCAGTCAGACCTTGACGGTGATTATTCGCGGCTTGGCGATGGGGCAGGTCGGGGGCAACAACCGTTGGTGGTTGTTCAATAAAGAACTTTGGGTCGGGGTGTTGAACGGTTTGGTGTGGGCCTTCGTTGTCGGTGTGATTGCGCAGTTATGGTTTGATAATTGGATCGTGAGTCTGGTGATTACGCTGGCCATTGTCATCAATATGACCGTCGCCAATGTGTCCGGTATCGCGATTCCATTAATATTGAAACGTATGAAAATCGACCCGGCGTTATCCGGCGCGGTGATTCTCACGACCGTGACCGATGTGGTCGGTTTCTTATCCTTCTTGGGCTTGGCGACGGTGCTGATTCTGCACTAA
- a CDS encoding phosphotransferase, protein MTSDLQKTLCQYFPDLLNGRFTVLPTVFEDSSHQIWFYDDAGQRDVIKVLNSVTHDAGPFWQGMQALFDVDLPQQISKFETLYPMVADATELRIPALRQLWLKPSAGLWGLRTDCLPGRAVTAESVTSEMVAQLARHLAGLHRVSFEGFGDITCPEFNRQNHQAWSNHLKTWLEQQATPEKGVPASERDALLAECDKVFQPDVDAGPFGIIMPDLRWDQFLQQDGRLTGLTDLDALVAGPIALDWVLVELLLNENQFDEFCNEYQKVAEIPTVSEVREPYRAALFLMNVFGESNYQAWQERPVWLD, encoded by the coding sequence ATGACATCCGATTTACAGAAAACACTTTGCCAATATTTCCCAGACTTGCTTAACGGGCGGTTTACCGTTTTGCCGACGGTGTTTGAAGACAGCAGTCATCAAATTTGGTTTTACGACGACGCTGGACAGCGTGATGTTATTAAGGTTTTGAATTCCGTTACACATGATGCCGGGCCCTTCTGGCAGGGAATGCAAGCGTTATTCGATGTGGATTTACCGCAGCAGATTTCCAAGTTTGAAACCCTGTATCCGATGGTGGCGGACGCGACCGAGTTGCGGATTCCGGCTCTTCGGCAACTGTGGTTAAAACCGTCTGCCGGGCTGTGGGGATTGCGCACGGATTGTTTGCCGGGCCGAGCGGTGACGGCCGAGTCGGTTACTTCGGAAATGGTGGCACAGTTGGCGCGCCATTTGGCGGGGTTGCATCGTGTGTCTTTCGAGGGATTTGGCGACATCACCTGTCCAGAGTTTAATCGGCAAAACCACCAGGCCTGGTCAAACCATTTGAAAACGTGGTTGGAACAACAAGCGACGCCGGAGAAGGGTGTGCCGGCTTCTGAGCGCGACGCTTTGCTGGCCGAGTGTGATAAGGTTTTTCAGCCGGATGTCGATGCGGGGCCGTTTGGCATCATTATGCCGGATTTACGTTGGGATCAGTTTCTGCAACAGGACGGCCGATTGACCGGTTTGACCGATTTGGATGCGTTGGTGGCCGGGCCGATCGCTTTGGATTGGGTATTGGTTGAACTGCTGCTGAACGAAAATCAATTTGATGAATTTTGTAACGAATATCAAAAAGTGGCGGAAATTCCGACGGTTTCTGAGGTTCGTGAGCCGTATCGCGCCGCGTTGTTTCTGATGAATGTCTTTGGGGAATCAAACTACCAGGCCTGGCAGGAACGGCCGGTTTGGCTGGATTGA
- a CDS encoding methyl-accepting chemotaxis protein, with protein sequence MRITFVGIVFINLLLGALISALYVNNPDLSPWGLVPAALAVGLVSVAIFYQKLLSHQQAFIADLQKDREASADLPSGLQNQLRALVEVPSSNQDYEVLLEAFKTGQTDALAEQGLPEKVVTELNDLTRQNQRADQVMSDVIEAIQSADFGGQLTLVKAENDIQTAQTVVAKMADDLLALHKQGADRETALNRIQEHLKDNPTFLACWSGWEPNAYDGQDTKFQSKDWHDATGRFMPFWGRSGDQMALEPLVDYEVPGLGDFYLQPLQTRQPQIVEPYMYPVGDDEFLITSVVTPIIDNGTVVGVAGIDISLSQHLDALSDNLMPQHQKIVQNSVQAMMTLKSALAEVTRVMFFMANGQFSYRVDQTLPGDLEALKTTVNDSVSALDKAFSDINRSMNAFSQGDLTQQIQNQYSGDLENLKQGINQAMDNLHQILIQTAETADSVVDNMQALGQDNQNLNARTQQQAASLEETASSMEELTHTIRNTAQESKTAMQLGNQVKSHVAQGSDIANQSQEAMNEISAASQKIADIVQIIDGISFQTNLLALNASVESARAGEHGRGFAVVAGEVRSLALRASQSSNDIKELVEKNLASVNRGQQLSEQSAQSLNEINQTIDELATIVTEISAAADQEMSSVEQVNQAVSQLDQFTQENAALSDQSAQLSATMTSKAQELQKTMNAIKL encoded by the coding sequence ATGCGCATAACGTTTGTTGGAATCGTCTTCATCAACCTTCTACTCGGAGCCTTGATATCGGCCTTGTATGTCAATAATCCCGACCTCAGCCCCTGGGGACTGGTACCGGCCGCTCTAGCCGTTGGGCTGGTGTCGGTGGCCATCTTTTATCAAAAACTCCTGTCACACCAACAAGCCTTTATCGCCGACTTACAGAAAGACCGGGAGGCCTCAGCGGACCTTCCCAGCGGTTTGCAGAACCAGCTACGCGCGCTCGTCGAAGTGCCGAGTTCCAATCAGGATTACGAAGTCTTGTTGGAAGCCTTCAAGACGGGGCAAACCGACGCGCTCGCCGAACAAGGCTTGCCGGAAAAAGTCGTCACCGAACTGAATGATCTGACCCGACAAAATCAACGCGCCGACCAGGTCATGAGCGACGTCATTGAAGCGATTCAATCCGCCGACTTTGGCGGGCAATTGACGTTGGTGAAAGCGGAAAACGACATCCAAACCGCCCAAACCGTGGTAGCAAAGATGGCGGACGACTTGCTGGCCCTGCACAAACAAGGAGCCGACCGCGAAACCGCCTTGAACCGCATTCAGGAACACCTGAAAGACAACCCGACGTTTCTGGCCTGCTGGAGCGGCTGGGAGCCGAATGCCTACGACGGCCAGGACACAAAATTTCAATCTAAGGACTGGCACGATGCCACCGGACGCTTTATGCCGTTTTGGGGGCGTTCCGGCGACCAGATGGCGTTGGAACCGCTGGTGGATTACGAAGTACCCGGCCTGGGCGATTTTTACCTGCAACCCTTGCAGACACGCCAACCGCAAATTGTCGAACCCTATATGTATCCAGTCGGTGACGACGAATTCCTCATCACCAGCGTGGTCACGCCAATTATCGATAACGGCACCGTCGTCGGGGTGGCCGGGATCGACATTTCCTTGTCGCAACACCTGGACGCCCTGTCCGACAACCTAATGCCACAGCATCAAAAAATCGTGCAAAACAGCGTTCAAGCGATGATGACATTGAAAAGCGCGCTGGCCGAAGTCACTCGCGTGATGTTCTTTATGGCCAACGGCCAATTCTCCTACCGTGTCGACCAAACCCTGCCGGGCGATTTGGAAGCACTGAAAACCACAGTCAACGATTCGGTCTCCGCTTTGGACAAGGCTTTCAGCGACATCAACCGAAGCATGAACGCTTTCTCACAAGGCGACTTAACCCAGCAGATTCAAAACCAGTACAGCGGCGACCTGGAAAACCTCAAACAAGGCATCAATCAGGCCATGGACAACCTGCACCAAATTCTGATTCAAACCGCCGAAACCGCCGACTCGGTGGTCGACAATATGCAAGCGCTCGGCCAGGACAACCAAAACCTGAACGCCCGCACCCAACAACAGGCGGCTTCCTTGGAAGAAACCGCCTCGAGCATGGAAGAACTCACCCACACCATCCGTAACACGGCGCAAGAGTCCAAAACGGCGATGCAACTGGGGAATCAGGTGAAATCGCACGTGGCACAAGGCAGCGACATCGCCAACCAAAGTCAAGAAGCCATGAATGAAATCAGTGCCGCCAGCCAGAAAATCGCCGACATTGTGCAAATCATCGACGGCATATCCTTCCAAACCAATCTCTTGGCCTTGAACGCTTCAGTGGAATCGGCCCGTGCCGGTGAGCATGGTCGCGGCTTTGCCGTGGTGGCGGGTGAAGTCCGCTCTTTGGCCTTGCGCGCCTCGCAATCGTCCAACGACATTAAAGAGCTGGTGGAGAAAAACCTGGCCTCGGTCAACCGCGGTCAGCAACTCTCGGAGCAATCCGCGCAGTCGCTGAACGAAATCAACCAGACCATTGACGAACTGGCGACCATCGTCACCGAAATCAGTGCGGCGGCCGATCAAGAAATGAGCAGCGTCGAACAGGTTAATCAAGCGGTGTCGCAATTGGACCAATTCACGCAGGAAAACGCGGCACTGTCCGACCAGTCGGCGCAGCTCAGTGCAACCATGACCAGCAAAGCGCAAGAACTGCAAAAAACCATGAACGCCATCAAGCTGTAA
- the pnuC gene encoding nicotinamide riboside transporter PnuC yields MSALSGWEIVATLLGLGYILFAIRQSVWAWPCAFFSTLIYTLLFWQGQLPLQAVLNGYYLLMAIYGFWLWRQPVKSDNGIAVHRKSLGFHLLYLVTGFSLTFALGGFLESGDHSRFPYLDAGVMVFSVMNTYLMARKVLENWLYWLVINSAAIVLYWQSGFYFTIVMFVLYFGLAIVGYREWRQDWIQRQHSEP; encoded by the coding sequence ATGTCGGCCTTATCCGGCTGGGAAATCGTCGCCACGCTACTCGGTTTGGGCTACATCCTGTTTGCCATCCGTCAATCAGTTTGGGCCTGGCCCTGTGCCTTTTTCAGCACGCTGATCTACACCCTGCTGTTCTGGCAAGGCCAATTGCCCTTGCAGGCGGTGCTGAACGGCTATTATCTGTTGATGGCCATTTACGGCTTCTGGCTCTGGCGCCAACCGGTGAAAAGTGACAACGGCATTGCCGTGCATCGCAAATCGCTTGGGTTCCACTTGCTGTATTTGGTGACGGGGTTCAGTTTGACGTTCGCGCTGGGCGGTTTTCTGGAAAGCGGCGACCATTCACGCTTTCCGTATCTGGATGCGGGAGTCATGGTGTTTTCGGTCATGAACACCTATCTGATGGCGCGCAAAGTGCTGGAAAACTGGCTCTACTGGTTGGTCATCAATTCGGCCGCCATCGTGCTTTATTGGCAAAGCGGCTTCTACTTCACCATCGTGATGTTTGTGCTGTATTTCGGCCTGGCGATTGTCGGGTATCGGGAATGGCGTCAGGACTGGATACAACGCCAGCACTCCGAACCTTAA
- a CDS encoding succinylglutamate desuccinylase/aspartoacylase family protein — protein sequence MKKPANHAITIGSETIKPGERKTVDLQVGKLYTHGELNMPVQVINGKRKGPTLFICAAIHGDELNGVEIIRRLMKVKALQRLKGTLIAVPIVNLHGFINQSRYLPDRRDLNRSFPGSSKGSLASRMAYLFLNEIVGQCSHGIDLHTGAINRTNLPQIRADLENDETLAMAEAFGAPLMMNATLRPGSLRASAVKKDIPILLYEAGEALRFDEFAIRAGVKGVLNVMKHLGMIAPGRVPKKPAKSPVIARSSYWVRAPHSGIFRALVKDGDRVQKDQTLLGVISDPFGEAEFEVYANASGIVIGQMVMPLVNEGEALFHIAQFARTDIAEERVESFSEEIYGDERLPYDSDDIPSI from the coding sequence ATGAAAAAACCGGCCAATCACGCCATCACCATCGGTTCGGAAACCATCAAACCCGGCGAGCGTAAAACCGTCGATTTGCAAGTGGGCAAACTTTATACCCACGGCGAACTGAATATGCCGGTGCAGGTCATCAATGGCAAACGTAAAGGGCCGACGCTGTTCATCTGCGCCGCCATTCACGGCGACGAACTCAACGGTGTGGAAATCATTCGCCGCCTGATGAAGGTCAAAGCCTTACAACGCTTGAAAGGCACCCTCATTGCCGTGCCCATCGTCAACCTGCACGGTTTCATCAACCAAAGCCGCTACCTGCCCGACCGGCGCGACCTCAACCGCAGCTTTCCGGGGTCGTCAAAAGGCTCGCTGGCGAGCCGAATGGCTTACCTGTTCCTGAATGAAATCGTCGGCCAGTGCAGCCACGGCATCGACCTGCACACCGGCGCCATCAATCGCACCAACCTACCGCAGATTCGCGCCGATCTCGAAAACGACGAAACTCTGGCGATGGCCGAAGCCTTCGGCGCCCCCTTGATGATGAACGCCACCTTGCGCCCCGGCTCCCTCCGCGCTTCTGCGGTGAAAAAAGACATCCCCATTCTGCTGTACGAAGCGGGAGAGGCCTTGCGGTTCGACGAGTTCGCCATCCGTGCCGGTGTCAAAGGCGTGCTGAACGTTATGAAACACCTTGGCATGATTGCGCCTGGACGCGTGCCGAAAAAACCGGCGAAAAGCCCGGTCATCGCACGTTCCAGCTATTGGGTGCGTGCCCCGCACAGCGGTATTTTCCGGGCATTGGTCAAGGATGGCGACCGGGTACAGAAAGACCAAACCTTGCTCGGTGTGATTTCCGACCCTTTCGGTGAAGCGGAATTCGAGGTCTATGCCAATGCCAGCGGCATTGTCATCGGCCAAATGGTGATGCCGTTGGTCAACGAAGGCGAAGCGCTTTTCCACATCGCGCAATTTGCGCGCACCGACATCGCGGAAGAACGGGTCGAATCCTTTTCGGAAGAAATCTACGGCGACGAACGCCTGCCTTACGACTCGGACGACATCCCGTCGATTTAA
- a CDS encoding FMN-dependent NADH-azoreductase, which produces MTTLLRVDSSALSQGSHSKELADYFLSKWQSQHHDADIQTVDLAATPPPHMDQAMIGAMYTMPNERDEAQKSALTLSEQYVAQIRAADTLVLTSPMYNFAIPSTLKAYLDHILRVGETFQYGENGPEGLLKGKKAYVFIASGGDYTQPPMDALNFVKPYLKTALNFIGIEDITFIEAPGMGMGDDAVAQSIEAAKARIDSLL; this is translated from the coding sequence ATGACCACGTTACTTCGTGTTGACAGCAGCGCCTTATCACAAGGTTCGCATTCCAAAGAACTGGCCGACTATTTCCTATCGAAATGGCAATCCCAGCACCACGATGCCGACATCCAGACAGTCGACTTGGCTGCCACTCCGCCGCCACACATGGACCAAGCCATGATCGGAGCCATGTACACCATGCCGAATGAACGCGACGAAGCACAAAAAAGCGCCCTGACCCTGTCAGAGCAATATGTGGCGCAAATCCGTGCCGCAGACACCCTTGTGCTGACCAGCCCGATGTATAACTTCGCCATTCCTTCCACGCTGAAAGCCTATCTGGACCACATCCTGCGTGTGGGCGAAACTTTCCAATACGGCGAAAACGGTCCGGAAGGATTGTTGAAAGGGAAAAAGGCCTATGTCTTCATCGCTTCCGGCGGGGATTACACCCAACCGCCAATGGACGCGTTGAATTTCGTCAAGCCGTATTTAAAAACCGCCTTGAACTTCATCGGCATCGAAGACATCACCTTTATCGAAGCCCCGGGCATGGGGATGGGCGACGACGCCGTCGCCCAATCCATCGAAGCGGCCAAAGCGCGTATCGATTCCTTGTTGTAA
- a CDS encoding TonB-dependent receptor yields MHLKPILSAVIPASFLSFGLLHLTPSLAEETASEAKTVKLKPVQIEADFREADIQQSTSSVTVVTPAEMQERDAQNIEDVIGLMPNVNASSGGATAHYYQIRGMGITEQYYTPVNSSVGVLVDDFDYSQMGAAATMFDVKQVEVLRGPQGTRFGSSALAGLIQVQTNEASYQPSARLEGTVGSHNTYAGGVMLNGPIVKDKLAGRLAVYQYNSDGYMENDYLDKKNTQNRDELTARANLKWDVNERLSLDLKLLHIDIDNGYDAFNFKNGYTTLSDEPGQDTLKSDGVALKADYAVNPFIDMVAAITHINSKSTYSYDGDWANPGYDPSLVTQTDHNERKRNNQTLDLRFLSSEDGRIFNGTTDWVAGFYYLAQDEDYTGGYDYGGYLTPSGYDYKTSSQSLYGQLDHHLTDKWILMAGLRVENYHYDYDGTVSGFSKKSSEVLYGGKLGASYQITPNHLSFITLSRGYKAGGVNDEGRLPSDKPVLYDTETLWNLEGGLNSSMLNNRLNTRLNVFYGQNQDRQIPVSYYDTHGNWMLYTENAPKSTYYGLEGQMDWLIVDDFRFLGSLGLLKSTYTDYTYEEQGQPDLVLDDRETARSPNYTFSVGGEYFLTDHWTLSANIEGKDAYYFSSTQPQKSKAYSLVNSAVTYQRKNWTVIVWGKNLGDTKYATEGFYFNADPKRTDAALYTQQGAPRTYGVTVAYDY; encoded by the coding sequence ATGCACCTGAAACCCATTTTATCCGCCGTCATTCCGGCCTCATTCTTATCATTCGGTTTATTGCACCTCACACCGTCTCTGGCCGAGGAAACCGCCAGCGAGGCCAAAACCGTCAAACTCAAGCCGGTCCAAATTGAAGCCGATTTTCGGGAGGCCGACATTCAACAAAGTACCTCCAGTGTCACGGTGGTGACGCCGGCCGAGATGCAAGAGCGCGATGCCCAAAACATTGAAGATGTGATTGGTTTAATGCCGAATGTGAATGCCTCCAGTGGTGGCGCAACCGCGCACTATTATCAGATTCGCGGCATGGGAATCACAGAACAGTATTACACCCCCGTGAACTCCTCTGTTGGGGTATTAGTCGATGACTTCGATTACAGCCAAATGGGAGCGGCCGCCACAATGTTTGATGTCAAACAAGTGGAAGTATTGCGCGGTCCACAAGGGACACGTTTTGGCTCTTCTGCTCTGGCTGGCTTGATCCAGGTACAAACCAATGAAGCCTCTTATCAGCCCTCGGCCAGATTGGAAGGCACGGTGGGTTCGCATAATACCTATGCCGGTGGCGTGATGCTGAATGGCCCAATCGTAAAGGATAAATTAGCGGGGCGTTTGGCGGTGTACCAATACAATTCCGATGGGTATATGGAAAATGATTATTTGGATAAAAAGAACACCCAAAACCGAGATGAACTGACCGCCAGAGCGAACTTGAAATGGGATGTAAACGAACGCCTATCATTGGATTTAAAGCTTTTACACATTGATATTGACAATGGCTATGATGCCTTCAATTTTAAAAACGGTTACACCACCCTTTCGGATGAACCGGGGCAAGACACACTCAAGTCGGACGGCGTGGCTCTGAAAGCCGATTATGCGGTGAACCCATTCATCGACATGGTCGCGGCCATCACTCACATCAATAGCAAAAGCACTTATTCGTATGACGGTGATTGGGCCAACCCAGGATACGATCCCAGCCTGGTCACTCAAACGGATCATAACGAACGTAAACGGAACAACCAAACATTAGATTTACGTTTCTTATCCTCTGAAGATGGTCGTATTTTCAACGGAACAACAGACTGGGTGGCCGGTTTTTATTATCTGGCACAAGATGAAGACTACACAGGAGGCTATGATTACGGCGGCTATTTAACCCCTTCCGGATACGATTACAAAACCTCCAGCCAATCCCTGTACGGGCAATTAGACCATCATTTAACGGATAAATGGATATTGATGGCGGGTTTGAGAGTTGAAAACTATCATTACGATTATGACGGTACCGTCAGTGGGTTCAGCAAAAAATCCAGTGAGGTCCTTTACGGTGGGAAACTCGGTGCCAGTTACCAAATCACCCCAAACCATCTCAGCTTTATAACCTTATCCAGAGGTTATAAAGCGGGCGGCGTCAATGATGAAGGGCGTTTGCCGAGTGACAAACCGGTTCTTTATGATACCGAGACACTTTGGAACCTGGAAGGGGGCCTCAACTCATCCATGCTCAATAACCGCCTCAACACCCGTTTGAATGTTTTCTACGGGCAAAATCAAGACCGCCAAATTCCTGTGTCCTACTATGACACCCATGGAAACTGGATGCTTTATACCGAGAATGCGCCGAAATCAACCTATTACGGGTTAGAGGGACAAATGGATTGGCTGATTGTGGATGACTTCAGATTTTTAGGGTCTTTAGGGTTGTTAAAGAGCACCTATACGGACTATACCTATGAGGAACAAGGGCAACCGGATCTCGTCTTAGATGACCGAGAAACCGCTCGTTCGCCCAACTATACCTTTAGTGTCGGCGGCGAATATTTCTTGACCGATCATTGGACCTTGTCCGCCAATATCGAAGGGAAAGATGCGTATTACTTCTCCAGCACCCAACCGCAGAAGTCCAAAGCCTACTCCTTAGTCAACAGTGCCGTGACCTATCAACGTAAAAACTGGACCGTCATTGTATGGGGCAAAAACCTAGGCGATACGAAATATGCCACGGAAGGGTTTTATTTTAATGCCGACCCGAAAAGAACGGATGCCGCTTTATACACTCAACAGGGCGCGCCCAGAACCTATGGCGTGACCGTCGCTTACGATTATTAA
- the cynS gene encoding cyanase, giving the protein MMTKIEMTEAIILAKSEKGASWGSIAEAAGLSEVFVTSACLGMNSLKPDVADKVAAYLGLDASVSTALQAFPMKTWEKAVPTDPLIYRLYEIVGVYGPTMKELIHEKFGDGIMSAIDFSMDIDKEVNPAGDRVVITMNGKFLPYKAW; this is encoded by the coding sequence ATGATGACAAAAATCGAAATGACCGAGGCCATCATTCTGGCCAAAAGCGAAAAAGGGGCTTCCTGGGGCAGTATTGCGGAAGCCGCCGGTTTGAGTGAAGTGTTTGTTACGTCCGCCTGTTTGGGGATGAACAGCTTGAAACCGGACGTTGCGGACAAGGTGGCCGCTTATCTGGGATTGGACGCCAGCGTGTCGACGGCCTTGCAAGCGTTCCCGATGAAAACCTGGGAAAAGGCGGTGCCGACCGACCCGTTGATTTATCGTTTGTATGAAATCGTGGGCGTTTACGGGCCGACCATGAAAGAGCTGATTCACGAAAAATTCGGTGACGGCATCATGAGCGCCATCGACTTTTCCATGGACATCGACAAAGAAGTGAATCCGGCCGGTGATCGCGTGGTGATTACCATGAACGGAAAATTCCTGCCGTATAAGGCTTGGTAA
- the rimK gene encoding 30S ribosomal protein S6--L-glutamate ligase: MKIAILSRNAHLYSTRRLIEAAEERGHEVRVIDALRCYMNISANHPQIHYKGEILEGFDAIIPRIGASITFYGTAVLRQFEMMGVYPLNESVAISRSRDKLRSLQLLSRRGVGLPVTGFAHSPDDVNDLLETVGGAPVVIKLLEGTQGVGVVLAETHSAAESVIQAFNGLKANILVQEFIKEARGADLRCFVIGGKVVAAMKRQAKEGEFRSNLHQGGSASLVRITPEERATAVRAAKIMGLNVCGVDLLRSNHGPVVMEVNSSPGIEGIEYATGKNVAGQIIEFIEKNAKPHRTKTRGKG, encoded by the coding sequence ATGAAAATCGCTATTTTATCGCGCAACGCACACCTTTATTCCACCCGTCGATTGATTGAAGCGGCCGAGGAGCGCGGGCACGAAGTACGTGTCATCGACGCACTACGCTGCTACATGAACATCTCGGCAAACCACCCGCAAATCCATTACAAAGGCGAAATACTGGAAGGGTTCGACGCCATCATTCCTCGCATCGGCGCCTCCATTACCTTCTATGGCACTGCGGTTTTGCGTCAGTTCGAAATGATGGGCGTTTATCCTTTGAACGAATCGGTCGCCATTTCCCGTTCGCGCGATAAACTGCGCAGTTTGCAACTGTTGTCACGCCGCGGGGTCGGCCTGCCGGTGACCGGCTTTGCCCACTCGCCGGATGATGTCAACGACCTGCTGGAAACCGTTGGCGGCGCGCCGGTGGTCATCAAATTGTTGGAAGGCACGCAAGGCGTCGGCGTGGTGTTGGCCGAAACCCACTCGGCGGCCGAATCGGTCATCCAGGCCTTCAATGGCTTGAAGGCCAACATTCTGGTGCAGGAATTCATCAAAGAAGCCCGTGGGGCGGACTTGCGTTGTTTTGTCATCGGCGGCAAAGTGGTTGCGGCGATGAAGCGTCAGGCCAAGGAAGGTGAATTCCGTTCCAACCTGCACCAGGGCGGTAGCGCTTCGCTGGTCCGCATCACCCCCGAAGAACGTGCCACGGCGGTACGCGCGGCGAAAATCATGGGGCTGAATGTCTGCGGGGTCGATTTACTGCGCTCCAATCACGGGCCGGTGGTGATGGAAGTCAATTCCTCCCCGGGCATTGAAGGCATTGAATATGCCACCGGTAAAAACGTGGCGGGCCAAATCATCGAATTCATCGAAAAAAACGCCAAGCCACATCGCACCAAAACCCGCGGTAAGGGTTAA